Below is a genomic region from Xylophilus sp. GW821-FHT01B05.
CGCAGGCGCATGAGCGGCGATTCATCGGCAGGGGCAATCACCACAACAGCCCGACGCAGGCCCTCAGCCCCCAACGACATGTCGATAAACTCTCGCACCTCACGGCTGCGCTCGCCAATCAGGCCAACCACCACCACATCAGCTACGGTCTGGCGCGTGATCAGCCCCAGCAGCACGCTTTTCCCTACCCCACTGCCGGCCATCAGCCCGACACGCTGACCGCGGCCCAGGGTCAGCAAGCCATTGATGGCGCGTACGCCGACGTCCAGCGGGTCGCCTACCGGCTGCTTGCGCAAAGGGTCCACACGCGGTGGATGAACGTCCAGCACATGCTCGCCCGTCAGGCGGCCCAGGCCATCGACTGGCTCACCCAACCCATTCACCACTCGCCCCAGCCAGGCGGGACCGATACGCAGGTCGCCACGCGCATGCAGGGGCAGCACCCGGGCACCGGTGGACAAGCCATCAGGCTTCTTGAGCGGCATGAGGAAGGAGACTTCTTCACGAAAGCCCACAACCTGCGCGTCGATCCAGGCGCCGGACGCCGTCTCTATGCTGCAGCGCTGGCCGGTGTGGAGCGGGCAGCCAACGCTTTCCAGCAACAGGCCCGATGCCCCCACCAGACGCCCGGTCGGTGTGGCCACCGGTACTGCGGTGACTTCCAGCTTGCGGATGGCTGACCCAATCACGGTGAGTTCTCCACGAACTCAGTAGCGCCAGCACTGGCCACCGTTCGGCGTGCACGCGGCTTCTTCGCGGCCACGGCCCTGGGAGGCATTACGGCTGACACGTCCTGCACGTCGAGTGCATCAACGGCCTTGTGCCCAGGCTCCAGCAATTGGGCACTGATCTGCCCCATGCAGGCCGCCAATCGCTGACTGCAGCCAGCGTCGGCCTCCTGGTGCCCGGCCTTGATCCGGCATTCGCCCGACTCCAGACGCGGATCATCTATCAGCGTCCAATCCTGGAGGCGA
It encodes:
- the fliI gene encoding flagellar protein export ATPase FliI, which produces MIGSAIRKLEVTAVPVATPTGRLVGASGLLLESVGCPLHTGQRCSIETASGAWIDAQVVGFREEVSFLMPLKKPDGLSTGARVLPLHARGDLRIGPAWLGRVVNGLGEPVDGLGRLTGEHVLDVHPPRVDPLRKQPVGDPLDVGVRAINGLLTLGRGQRVGLMAGSGVGKSVLLGLITRQTVADVVVVGLIGERSREVREFIDMSLGAEGLRRAVVVIAPADESPLMRLRATELCHAIAAHYRDQGQHVLLLVDSLTRYAMARREVALALGEPPATRGYPPSVFSLLPQLVEGAGNGENPQGSMSAIYTVLAEGDDQQDPVVDTARAILDGHIVMSRALAERGHYPAIDIAASVSRCMAQVVDLAHQRAARELRALAARYAQVRDLLPLGAYVPGTDPATDRAVKLYPRIEAFLHQGVREAAPLEATVAQLQALIAAEGVPA